A region from the Triticum aestivum cultivar Chinese Spring chromosome 3D, IWGSC CS RefSeq v2.1, whole genome shotgun sequence genome encodes:
- the LOC123075968 gene encoding pectin acetylesterase 5 → MALGTTEPLLLQPPEQRRRPPDWLAWGLPAAVLTLLLLSASGPLRPPLFRVPPPETVPLTLLAGAQEKGAVCLDGTPPGYHLQRGSGDGSNRWLIHLEGGGWCSTIKDCSNRRMYALGSSNFMKPMRFAGAGILGSDQLQNPDFYNWNKVFVRYCDGASFSGDAEGRAQDGSTLHFRGLRIYQAVIDELMEKGLNNATQALLTGCSAGGLATILHCDDFSARFSRDVSVKCLADAGFFLDVKDISGKRSFWSVYDGVVHLQNVREVLPKDCLANKEPTECFFPAELIKSIRTPMFILNSAYDSWQIRNVLVPVSSAPDKPWSSCKDNIRNCNSTQIKVLDAFRNTMVGAFKVVEDKEDWGLFIDSCFTHCQSLYGISWNSEISPRLGNKSIAEAAGDWYHGRSQGEKEIDCEYPCNPTCSGQLPP, encoded by the exons ATGGCGCTGGGGACAACCGAGCCGCTCCTCCTCCAGCCCCCGGAGCAGCGCCGGCGTCCGCCGGACTGGCTCGCGTGGGGGCTCCCCGCGGCGGTTCTGACACTGCTGCTGCTGTCCGCCTCCGGCCCTCTCCGTCCGCCGCTTTTCCGCGTGCCGCCGCCGGAGACCGTCCCGCTGACCCTGCTCGCCGGCGCGCAGGAGAAGGGAGCAGTGTGCCTGGATGGGACCCCGCCGGGTTACCACCTGCAGAGAGGCTCCGGCGACGGATCCAACCGCTGGCTCATCCATCTAGAG GGTGGTGGCTGGTGCAGCACAATCAAGGACTGTTCCAACCGCAGAATGTACGCGCTCGGTTCATCCAACTTCATGAAACCGATGCGGTTCGCCGGCGCTGGGATCCTCGGCAGTGACCAGCTGCAAAATCCTG ATTTCTACAACTGGAACAAAGTGTTTGTGCGGTATTGTGATGGGGCGTCGTTTTCTGGGGACGCGGAAGGTCGAGCACAG GATGGAAGCACACTTCACTTTAGAGGATTGCGCATCTACCAAGCGGTTATTGACGAACTCATGGAAAAAGGACTTAACAATGCTACACAG GCCCTCCTCACAGGCTGTTCTGCTGGTGGTCTAGCCACGATACTACATTGCGATGATTTCAGTGCACGGTTTTCTCGCGATGTTTCAGTTAAATGCCTTGCTGATGCTGGGTTTTTTCTTGACGT AAAGGATATTTCAGGGAAAAGGTCCTTTTGGTCTGTCTATGATGGCGTTGTTCACCTCCAG AATGTCAGAGAAGTGTTGCCCAAGGACTGCCTTGCCAACAAGGAGCCAACCGAG TGTTTCTTCCCCGCGGAGCTTATTAAGAGCATCCGGACCCCCATGTTTATTCTCAACTCTGCGTATGATTCATGGCAG ATACGAAATGTTCTTGTACCAGTTTCATCGGCTCCTGATAAGCCGTGGTCGAGTTGCAAGGACAATATCCGCAACTGCAATTCCACACAAATCAAAGTCCTTGATG CCTTCAGGAACACAATGGTGGGTGCATTCAAGGTTGTGGAAGATAAGGAGGACTGGGGATTGTTCATCGATTCATGCTTCACTCACTGCCAATCCCTATATGGCATCTCTTGGAATTCAGAAATCTCCCCGAGGCTTGGAAATAAG AGCATTGCAGAGGCCGCAGGAGATTGGTACCATGGAAGGAGCCAAGGAGAGAAAGAGATAGACTGCGAGTATCCATGCAACCCAACATGCAGCGGACAGTTGCCTCCATGA